A genome region from Carya illinoinensis cultivar Pawnee chromosome 2, C.illinoinensisPawnee_v1, whole genome shotgun sequence includes the following:
- the LOC122301058 gene encoding ras-related protein RHN1-like isoform X4, protein MGTGKTSLVLKFVKGQFFDNLVLSLAEATVKFDIWDTAGQERYHSLAPMYYRGAAAAVVVYDISSMDTFTRAKKWVQELQRQGSQNLVMALVANKSDLDAKREVAIEEGEQFSQENGMFFTETSAKTSQNINELFFEIAKRLARAAPSKRSGMTINNETRDRRRKLFCCSG, encoded by the exons ATGGGGACTGGAAAGACCAGCTTGGTCTTGAAATTTGTCAAAGGCCAGTTTTTCGATAACCTG GTACTGTCCTTAGCTGAAGCCACAGTGAAGTTTGATATATGGGATACAGCAGGACAAGAGCGATATCATAGCTTGGCTCCTATGTATTATCGTGGTGCTGCAGCAGCTGTAGTGGTGTATGACATATCAAGCATG GATACATTCACTCGAGCCAAAAAATGGGTTCAAGAACTGCAAAGACAAG GAAGTCAGAATTTGGTGATGGCATTGGTTGCAAACAAGTCTGATTTGGATGCAAAGAGAGAGGTTGCTATTGAG GAAGGTGAgcaattttctcaagaaaatggGATGTTTTTCACTGAAACATCTGCAAAAACTTCACAGAATATTAACGAACTCTTCTTTGAAATAG CAAAAAGACTGGCAAGAGCAGCCCCCTCGAAGCGGAGTGGGATGACTATAAACAACGAAACACGAGATAGAAGAAGAAAACTATTTTGTTGTTCAGGTTGA
- the LOC122301058 gene encoding ras-related protein RHN1-like isoform X1 produces the protein MARPGNKIIQAKLVLVGDMGTGKTSLVLKFVKGQFFDNLEPTIGAAFFTQVLSLAEATVKFDIWDTAGQERYHSLAPMYYRGAAAAVVVYDISSMDTFTRAKKWVQELQRQGSQNLVMALVANKSDLDAKREVAIEEGEQFSQENGMFFTETSAKTSQNINELFFEIAKRLARAAPSKRSGMTINNETRDRRRKLFCCSG, from the exons ATGGCCAGGCCGGGAAACAAGATTATACAAGCCAAGCTG GTTCTTGTAGGAGACATGGGGACTGGAAAGACCAGCTTGGTCTTGAAATTTGTCAAAGGCCAGTTTTTCGATAACCTG GAACCAACAATTGGAGCTGCTTTTTTCACTCAGGTACTGTCCTTAGCTGAAGCCACAGTGAAGTTTGATATATGGGATACAGCAGGACAAGAGCGATATCATAGCTTGGCTCCTATGTATTATCGTGGTGCTGCAGCAGCTGTAGTGGTGTATGACATATCAAGCATG GATACATTCACTCGAGCCAAAAAATGGGTTCAAGAACTGCAAAGACAAG GAAGTCAGAATTTGGTGATGGCATTGGTTGCAAACAAGTCTGATTTGGATGCAAAGAGAGAGGTTGCTATTGAG GAAGGTGAgcaattttctcaagaaaatggGATGTTTTTCACTGAAACATCTGCAAAAACTTCACAGAATATTAACGAACTCTTCTTTGAAATAG CAAAAAGACTGGCAAGAGCAGCCCCCTCGAAGCGGAGTGGGATGACTATAAACAACGAAACACGAGATAGAAGAAGAAAACTATTTTGTTGTTCAGGTTGA
- the LOC122301058 gene encoding ras-related protein RHN1-like isoform X3: MGTGKTSLVLKFVKGQFFDNLEPTIGAAFFTQVLSLAEATVKFDIWDTAGQERYHSLAPMYYRGAAAAVVVYDISSMDTFTRAKKWVQELQRQGSQNLVMALVANKSDLDAKREVAIEEGEQFSQENGMFFTETSAKTSQNINELFFEIAKRLARAAPSKRSGMTINNETRDRRRKLFCCSG; this comes from the exons ATGGGGACTGGAAAGACCAGCTTGGTCTTGAAATTTGTCAAAGGCCAGTTTTTCGATAACCTG GAACCAACAATTGGAGCTGCTTTTTTCACTCAGGTACTGTCCTTAGCTGAAGCCACAGTGAAGTTTGATATATGGGATACAGCAGGACAAGAGCGATATCATAGCTTGGCTCCTATGTATTATCGTGGTGCTGCAGCAGCTGTAGTGGTGTATGACATATCAAGCATG GATACATTCACTCGAGCCAAAAAATGGGTTCAAGAACTGCAAAGACAAG GAAGTCAGAATTTGGTGATGGCATTGGTTGCAAACAAGTCTGATTTGGATGCAAAGAGAGAGGTTGCTATTGAG GAAGGTGAgcaattttctcaagaaaatggGATGTTTTTCACTGAAACATCTGCAAAAACTTCACAGAATATTAACGAACTCTTCTTTGAAATAG CAAAAAGACTGGCAAGAGCAGCCCCCTCGAAGCGGAGTGGGATGACTATAAACAACGAAACACGAGATAGAAGAAGAAAACTATTTTGTTGTTCAGGTTGA
- the LOC122301057 gene encoding protein ROLLING AND ERECT LEAF 2-like yields MGCSQSKIENEEAVSRCKDRKRYMKEAVSARNAFAAAHSSYAINLKTTGAALSDYAQGEVSQFPSSSSSAHPTLPFSSPASFDVVLPPPPLPNFDPNLPPLSRAASMPEIKIQKPDPPRPVAGTIIEEEEGAESDAEDPRNRLKRRGGSSHRNSRVLEDEGGPPPPPPVSQVPQQEVPMPAQPQDTPYDYFFSVEVPGATLSDAPPVAEGVADSVRREEIERKMSVEKPKGVEDGGGGGGSEVRGTEKVEGVVPAVGRTVKKGKQATGGAEGKRTVKPSVNLLQIFSALDDHFLKASESAHEVSKMLEATRLHYHSNFADNRGHIDHSKRVMRVITWNRSFKGNDNADDGKDDFESEEQETHATVLDKLLAWEKKLYDEVKAGELMKYEYQKKVASLNRKKRGTNSEALEKAKAVVSHLHTRYIVDMQSMDSTVLEINRLRDEQLYPKLFQLVEGMATMWKAMESHHENQKKTVEALKYLDLSQSPKETSEHHHERTYQLRVVVMDWHSQFQKLVNHQKEYIRALNNWLKLNLIPIDSSLKEKISLPVEKPPIRDLLHAWHDHLEKLPDEIARTALHNFAAVIDTIFVLQEEEFKLKQKCEDTRRELNRKTRQFEDWHGKYLQQKVPDGLDPDSAGDNHQHDLLGEKQFMVDSVKKRLEDEQEAYERHCLQVREKSLGNLKNRLPELFRAMSDFARACSEMYRNLSSISQPSNSKNSSS; encoded by the exons ATGGGTTGCAGCCAGTCCAAGATCGAGAACGAGGAGGCGGTGTCCCGTTGCAAGGACCGCAAACGCTACATGAAGGAAGCCGTCTCGGCCCGCAACGCCTTCGCCGCTGCCCACTCCTCCTATGCCATCAATCTCAAGACCACCGGCGCTGCCCTCAGCGACTATGCCCAAGGCGAGGTTTCCCAATttccttcctcctcctcctctgctCATCCCACCCTTCCCTTCTCCTCCCCCGCATCGTTCGACGTCGTTTTACCTCCTCCCCCTCTCCCCAATTTCGACCCCAACCTCCCACCGCTCTCCCGCGCCGCCTCCATGCCAGAGATCAAGATCCAAAAGCCAGATCCTCCGAGGCCCGTGGCAGGCACGAtcatcgaggaggaggagggcgCCGAGTCCGACGCCGAGGACCCTCGTAACAGGCTTAAAAGGCGTGGCGGTAGTAGTCATAGAAACTCCAGAGTTCTGGAAGACGAGGGTGGCCCACCACCTCCACCGCCTGTGTCGCAGGTCCCGCAGCAGGAGGTGCCGATGCCGGCTCAGCCGCAAGATACACCCTACGATTACTTTTTCTCGGTCGAGGTGCCCGGAGCGACCTTGAGTGATGCCCCGCCGGTGGCGGAGGGCGTGGCGGATTCTGTGAGGCGCGAGGAAATTGAGCGGAAAATGTCCGTAGAAAAGCCTAAGGGAGTGGAAGACGGCGGCGGCGGCGGAGGCAGCGAAGTTAGGGGAACTGAAAAGGTTGAGGGGGTAGTCCCTGCAGTGGGGAGGACTGTTAAGAAGGGGAAGCAGGCGACGGGTGGAGCGGAGGGGAAGAGGACGGTGAAGCCGAGTGTGAATTTGTTGCAGATATTTTCGGCGCTGGACGACCATTTCTTGAAAGCTTCCGAGAGTGCCCACGAGGTTTCGAAGATGCTCGAGGCGACCAGGTTGCATTATCACTCTAATTTCGCGGATAATCGAG GACATATCGATCACTCCAAAAGAGTGATGCGTGTTATCACATGGAATCGGTCATTTAAAGGGAATGACAACGCCGATGATGGGAAGGATGACTTCGAATCAGAAGAGCAAGAAACTCATGCGACCGTGCTGGATAAGTTGCTGGCATGGGAGAAAAAGCTATATGATGAAGTGAAG GCAGGTGAGCTTATGAAATATGAGTACCAAAAAAAGGTTGCGTCACTGAACAGGAAGAAACGAGGTACCAACTCTGAAGCATTGGAGAAAGCAAAAGCAGTAGTAAGTCATCTTCATACAAGATACATTGTTGACATGCAATCCATGGATTCAACGGTTCTAGAGATAAATCGTTTACGAGATGAGCAATTATACCCAAAACTTTTTCAGCTTGTTGAAGG GATGGCCACTATGTGGAAAGCCATGGAGTCTCACCATGAGAACCAGAAAAAAACTGTAGAAGCACTGAAATATCTTGACCTCTCTCAATCGCCCAAGGAAACGAGTGAGCACCACCATGAGCGTACGTACCAGCTGCGGGTTGTTGTGATGGACTGGCATTCACAATTTCAGAAGTTAGTGAACCATCAGAAAGAGTACATTAGGGCCCTCAACAATTGGTTAAAACTAAATCTCATCCCTATTGACAGCAGTTTGAAAGAGAAGATTTCTCTTCCAGTTGAAAAACCCCCTATTCGTGACCTGCTACATGCTTGGCACGACCATCTGGAGAAACTGCCTGATGAAATTGCTAGAACTGCTCTACACAACTTTGCTGCTGTAATAGATACTATATTTGTGCTACAAGAGGAGGAGTTCAAGTTGAAGCAAAAATGTGAAGACACCCGCAGGGAGCTTAACCGCAAGACCCGGCAATTTGAAGACTGGCATGGCAAATACTTGCAGCAAAAGGTACCTGATGGGTTGGATCCAGACAGCGCAGGGGACAACCATCAACATGATCTCCTTGGAGAGAAGCAGTTTATGGTGGACTCGGTGAAGAAGAGGTTGGAAGATGAGCAGGAAGCCTACGAGAGGCACTGCCTTCAGGTAAGGGAGAAGTCTTTGGGAAATTTAAAAAACCGCTTGCCAGAGCTCTTTAGAGCAATGTCAGATTTTGCTCGGGCATGCTCAGAGATGTACAGAAACTTGAGCTCAATATCACAGCCCTCGAATTCAAAAAACAGTTCATCATGA
- the LOC122301058 gene encoding ras-related protein RHN1-like isoform X2, with amino-acid sequence MARPGNKIIQAKLVLVGDMGTGKTSLVLKFVKGQFFDNLVLSLAEATVKFDIWDTAGQERYHSLAPMYYRGAAAAVVVYDISSMDTFTRAKKWVQELQRQGSQNLVMALVANKSDLDAKREVAIEEGEQFSQENGMFFTETSAKTSQNINELFFEIAKRLARAAPSKRSGMTINNETRDRRRKLFCCSG; translated from the exons ATGGCCAGGCCGGGAAACAAGATTATACAAGCCAAGCTG GTTCTTGTAGGAGACATGGGGACTGGAAAGACCAGCTTGGTCTTGAAATTTGTCAAAGGCCAGTTTTTCGATAACCTG GTACTGTCCTTAGCTGAAGCCACAGTGAAGTTTGATATATGGGATACAGCAGGACAAGAGCGATATCATAGCTTGGCTCCTATGTATTATCGTGGTGCTGCAGCAGCTGTAGTGGTGTATGACATATCAAGCATG GATACATTCACTCGAGCCAAAAAATGGGTTCAAGAACTGCAAAGACAAG GAAGTCAGAATTTGGTGATGGCATTGGTTGCAAACAAGTCTGATTTGGATGCAAAGAGAGAGGTTGCTATTGAG GAAGGTGAgcaattttctcaagaaaatggGATGTTTTTCACTGAAACATCTGCAAAAACTTCACAGAATATTAACGAACTCTTCTTTGAAATAG CAAAAAGACTGGCAAGAGCAGCCCCCTCGAAGCGGAGTGGGATGACTATAAACAACGAAACACGAGATAGAAGAAGAAAACTATTTTGTTGTTCAGGTTGA